One stretch of Chryseobacterium fluminis DNA includes these proteins:
- a CDS encoding anion permease, whose product MKEINIRNVVITFAVALILWFIPVPAGVAENAWHLFAIFAATILGIILKAAPMGTMCMMAIGFTALTQVVAPGDAGKSITKALSGFGDKVIWLIGISFFIARGFIKTGLGNRIAFLFIRIFGKSSLGLAYGLGLADVCLAPAIPSNTARGGGIIYPIMKSMAISFDSIPDKPETHRKLGSYLTLNSYYMNLIASSMFLTGTASNPMCQKFAANLGINITWMSWAAAGFVPGLVAFFVVPLVLYKLYPPELKKTGDAPKMAAQKLREMGPISKNEWLMLLAFFILLGLWIFGGALSIDATTTAFIGLTLLLLTSVLTWEDVKSEKGAWDTIVWFAVLVMMASSLNELGFIGWFSSLIKAEIGGMTWTVAFPVIILVYFFSHYIFASATAHVAAMYAALLGVGVAVGIPPMLLAMMLGFLGSIYGVLTHYGHGPAPVFFGSGYVDLKAWWLRGLEIGIVLLVIYMGIGGLWMKVLGYY is encoded by the coding sequence ATGAAAGAAATTAATATTAGAAATGTAGTGATCACCTTTGCGGTGGCGCTCATCCTATGGTTTATTCCCGTACCGGCCGGAGTAGCGGAAAACGCGTGGCATCTGTTCGCCATTTTTGCAGCCACCATATTAGGAATTATTTTAAAAGCAGCGCCTATGGGAACCATGTGTATGATGGCCATCGGATTTACCGCACTTACGCAGGTAGTAGCCCCAGGCGATGCAGGAAAGTCGATCACAAAAGCACTTTCGGGATTCGGGGATAAAGTGATCTGGCTGATCGGGATCTCATTCTTTATTGCAAGAGGGTTTATTAAAACAGGACTGGGAAACAGAATCGCTTTTCTGTTTATCCGTATTTTTGGTAAGAGCTCACTCGGATTAGCCTACGGACTGGGATTGGCAGATGTATGTCTTGCTCCTGCTATCCCAAGCAACACGGCAAGAGGGGGCGGAATTATTTATCCGATCATGAAATCAATGGCCATCAGCTTTGATTCCATACCCGATAAACCTGAAACGCACAGAAAGCTGGGTTCTTATCTAACCTTAAACAGCTATTACATGAACCTCATTGCGTCTTCTATGTTTTTAACAGGAACAGCAAGTAACCCGATGTGTCAGAAATTTGCTGCTAACTTAGGTATTAATATTACCTGGATGTCCTGGGCTGCGGCGGGTTTTGTTCCCGGGCTGGTTGCTTTCTTTGTAGTGCCTCTGGTATTATACAAATTGTATCCGCCTGAACTGAAAAAAACCGGTGACGCTCCGAAAATGGCGGCTCAGAAATTAAGAGAAATGGGGCCTATTTCTAAAAATGAATGGCTGATGCTGCTGGCATTTTTCATACTGCTGGGACTTTGGATTTTTGGAGGAGCCTTATCTATTGATGCAACGACAACGGCTTTCATAGGTTTAACTTTACTTCTGCTAACCTCGGTACTGACATGGGAAGATGTAAAATCGGAAAAGGGAGCCTGGGATACGATCGTATGGTTTGCGGTACTGGTAATGATGGCAAGTTCACTCAACGAACTGGGATTCATCGGATGGTTCAGTAGCCTGATTAAAGCTGAGATCGGCGGAATGACGTGGACGGTCGCCTTTCCGGTAATTATTCTTGTTTATTTCTTCAGTCATTATATTTTTGCGAGTGCGACAGCTCATGTCGCAGCGATGTATGCCGCTTTACTTGGAGTAGGCGTTGCTGTAGGAATTCCTCCGATGTTGCTGGCGATGATGCTGGGGTTTTTGGGCTCCATTTACGGAGTTCTGACGCATTACGGTCACGGTCCTGCGCCTGTATTTTTCGGAAGCGGATATGTAGATTTAAAAGCCTGGTGGCTCCGTGGGCTCGAAATCGGAATTGTTCTGTTGGTTATTTATATGGGAATCGGCGGACTCTGGATGAAAGTTTTAGGGTATTATTAA
- a CDS encoding succinate dehydrogenase cytochrome b subunit has protein sequence MLSTLSRKMLMGLTGLFLSFFLLIHFLGNLQLFLPQEQAHLQFNAYSHFLSGNIIIKIVSYILYASIILHAVESLIMTLKNKKSGAVYQTDRRGRASKWYSRNMGILGTLLFIFLVIHFQNFWYIYKFGNPPLDENGNKDLYILVVTVFKEWWYVIIYVISMIALCYHLIHGIYSAVRTLGLFHPKYVKWFKNIGIVYSVIISAGFALMPVYVFFTYR, from the coding sequence ATGCTGTCAACGCTGTCAAGAAAGATGCTGATGGGTCTTACAGGACTTTTTCTTAGCTTCTTTCTGCTGATTCATTTCTTGGGAAATCTTCAGCTTTTTTTACCGCAGGAGCAGGCACACCTTCAGTTTAATGCCTATTCGCATTTTCTGTCGGGAAATATAATCATCAAAATCGTTTCATACATTTTGTATGCAAGTATCATTCTTCATGCTGTGGAAAGTTTAATCATGACCTTAAAAAATAAAAAATCGGGAGCTGTATACCAAACCGACCGACGTGGAAGAGCCAGCAAATGGTATTCAAGAAATATGGGAATTCTGGGAACTTTACTCTTCATTTTCCTGGTGATCCATTTTCAGAATTTCTGGTATATCTATAAGTTCGGAAATCCTCCATTAGACGAAAACGGTAACAAAGATCTCTATATTCTTGTCGTCACTGTTTTTAAAGAATGGTGGTACGTCATCATCTACGTCATTTCGATGATCGCATTGTGCTATCATCTTATTCACGGAATTTACAGTGCCGTCAGAACCTTAGGATTATTTCACCCGAAATATGTAAAATGGTTTAAAAATATTGGAATTGTCTATTCAGTCATCATCAGCGCAGGATTTGCCTTAATGCCTGTTTATGTATTCTTCACATACCGTTAA